agataagtcttaTTTCTTTAGTagcgttcagtctggaatttgtcaatgtgggcagacttctgatgACGAACAAACTTtaacactaaagtctggcagtatttagactttgacactaaagtctggtcgtcttcagactttgacacagaagtctggaaatcttcaaaatagactaagaataagttttgtcaacttcaaaacattaaatgagttttctccaacaaagtcccttgaagtaaaatGTGTACTTGTGACAATTCTCTTCATGTCTTTCTAaaacatttcttcttctccagcctatAGAATCCTCTAAGAAATGCAGCTCAGCTAAGTTAGAAATGGTACTATTCTTGCATCTTTGAGCATTTCTATACTCTGAACCAAATCTCTGGGTAATTCATAGCTAAAAAGTAGTCCCTAAAAGGTTTGAATAGAGGTTCACTAATTATGGGATAGCATACTACTACAATTGACCTAGTCATCTATAGTTTTAAGTATAGATCCCgtcatggtattagagctataATTTCATTTGTAATTTAGTCTATTCCATGCACTTAGATGGTAAATCCAGTACTGAGAAGATTTTCTCCTCATCATGAATGATCGCGAAACTCTCAATATTCTTGTTACTGTAACTTCATCTCCATCCTCCTCTTCCCTTTCAGAATTTCGTATGTCAAATGCCTCCAAcattgattatctttatgaagtctctcttagtgatgataTAAAGGTTTTTGAAACCCATGAACCCCTACTCTGTTTTTGCTAAactttcttcatcattttcccccatCCATTCAATACAACATCTTATTTGCCAAACTcccaaaaaagtaaaagagtatGTGCAGTCTTTCGAGTTTGACCAACATCCTATTCTAGCCACTGAAAATGAATACTTTATTACTTTTCAGATTGCCCTAGAATTTCCTAAAAAGTGGACCCAACAAGAATATTCTCATATCCATTATGGATTTATGTGTTTTGCATTCACCTTTCATGGCCAAAAAGGCTTACCTACTACGGCCAGAATGGCCTTGCTGGAGAATCAGTTCTTAGAATACTAGCACGCTTACATTGGCACTATCCAAACTACTTTTAATGTTGAGATAGTTTTTATAACCTTATATCCCAACTTCAATGTTGCCATTTCAGATCCTCAATTACTTTCTTTCTTGAAGGTCCAAATTTAGCTTACTGGAGTACTCCAGAGTGCCAATTCCATTGCAGCAACTCTCCATTATCAAATGGTCTATCGAGTACAGAATCATGTCTTTAATCTTAATTTACagaatggaaatgaagatgttttgttcatctccatgcaaaatgatcaGGCCTCCTACGTCCACGTCCCCAAACAAATGCCTAAGGAAAAGTTGGCCAAGCTTCTCCCAAAAACTTGGatcaccaactatgaaaagttgCAACAAAACAATAAGCCTCTCCAATCTTCAGATTATGAGtttgtaagaaaaaaagatggcaCCGTTGCAATCAAGTTTggcaaagaaaatgacaaaagttcTTCAATCTTCCAAACCCTGTTTATGATCCAACCTTGTGTTCACGATCTGATCCCTGAACAAAACCCGAAAGCTTGTCAAATACTTCTAGAGTAATGGATATAGTGTCCATCACTACAAAGACCcttatggtcattgtttttgtgATCCGTTTTGCCAATGCTCTTCATGTGCACATCCTCCCGATGAAGTAGATCCTGCTACAAAGCCCAAGAGAAAATCCCGAAAGGCTAAAGATGGCTTGTGCTAAAAGAATTTGAATGTAGATCCCTCTATTGATACCCTTGGTGAATGCAATAAGTTCCTATTCGTGGTTTGTTATGCCCCATCTCCACCACTTGTATATGCATCATTACCTCCAGCCTCATCACCCACACCTCCTTCTTCACCTCCTCATAAAAAACTAGTTGTTTCCCCATTTTATAAGTCAATCCTTAAGTGGGCAAAAAAGAGTTCATACTCATTTGAATTTCCAAGCGAAACACCACAAAGCCAAGAAACTTAGAAAAAGGCTAGCCTTTCAATTTCCATGTTTCATGATAcagattttccttcttttgtgagATAGAGCTCTAAGCTTTCATTTCAAGTTGTTAAAGAATTTATTGATCCTCAGGGGAGATATCGTCATATCCCAAAAATCCCTGCTCTAACTGATGTGGACGATCatgaaaggcaaaagaaaacTCCTATTACTAAAACTATTTTGAATTGGCAATCAGAAACTCTATTGACACAcaataaactttcaaaatgatTGACTTCAAAATCGCTAAAGTACAAAAAGATCCCGAGAGATACGATGAAATCaccaagaaaatgctttcaaactTCCAAAAGTCTTCACACCCTGAAATCTAGATAACATTTGAGATACCATCATCTCGAAAGCCCAAAAATTGAAATAGAGAAACTCAAGAGGCAaatccaactccttgaagaatGAAGATTCAAACCTTCGATCCATTTTCTACTTTGCTAAGAACTGACTATTCTCTTCCACCCCCAAATACTTTCAATCTTTGCTACGATTGTAGAAACCTCTTCCGGACGAAATGGCATTGATGTGGTAGAAATGCAAAAGTGCCTCAAAGAGATAAATCGgctaaggaaagaaaaggggaaagaaaagattcCTAAGGAATCCTTGACTTCTACAAAGGAGAAGCCAAACCAAATGATGCTACTATCTAATCCATTGGAATCATTCCTGAGAGATCTGAGCAATCAAGAGGACATGCAACTTGATTATGTTGTCTTAAAATACCATGATCAGCCTCCTCTAGATCTGATTGTTCCAATCTATTCAAACTCAGGATTAGAACCAAAGTCAGTCTCTCTGtcatccttctcctcctcctttcaaTTAATACTGTTAAATCATTTTCTATTGTACCAGCTACTTTTTCGATATTCATAGCCGACCCACTTGATCAAGATATGGAATCAAATCCTTTTGAATCAGAGGTTATTCAACCAAATAATCCATCACATATTCCTACTCCCTAAACAGCTCTTTACTCTCAATGATATTACCTATTCCAATGGCCATaaagatttgaagaatttcattatTGGCTAAACACTCAAGCTCtcacaaatcaaaacaaatatgatgtcatttttgaatttgtcaCGAGGTTTACAGGAAGCCTCAAACATTGGTGGCAATTAGTCTCAAAACAAGATCAAATGCAACTTCTACTTTTGACTGATTTTGGTCAAGCTATTGTTTTAATCTACCACTTATCAAAAGGAGAGTATTTCAAAACGATGCTCTCTCCAAAAAAAGGCATCTCGACAACCATTATTGAGAAATGATCAAACTCTTCTACAGCCTTAGAGCTGATGCAAACCCAAAACACTTTTTAGCACTATTTAGCACTATTTATGTACTACTTGGTACTGTTTGGCAATATTATTACATTATTGATggatatatagatatatatatgtcattttaaggaatataaaaaatgaaacaacaaaaaaataatcggCTAATTCTAGGTTAACCATGGAATTTAATCGGACCCATAGGATTGGTCCAATCTTTGATCCTAGACTCAATAAGGTCTGGTCCCCAATCCCAAAATTATTGATCAACATTGTGTTGATTGGTCTCATAAATTAATTGTTGAACCGATTCAATCTGAATCATATTAACCCTTACTCTTAAATTAGCTCAAGGAAGATCGAGATGTGGACTCTTAACACTCCAATACATTGTCAACATGCTGCATAGAGACAAGGAAAATCAGAGAGGGCGACAGAGCTGCAGATCTGTCATGCTTAACGAAGGCAACAGCGACAGGGTGCAGGCGCTTAACATCGCGGACGCTGCAATGCGTCGTAGAATCTATCGTCCCGAAGACCTGGCAAAAGGTACCTGCACAGTGACACCTCCTTCCCTCATCACACACTCCGTAGATTTCTCTGCTCggcttttccccctttttccccctttctgcTTTCGAATCGGGATCAGAGCGAAACCCAAAGTCAACGACATCACTCCCTCTAACAGCAAATCCGACCCCTACCCTCCTCTCCCTTTTTGCTCCCTGTCTTGCAGGTCTTGTCTCAATCACGGGCGTCTTATCTTTCTACCTTTTCAGTTTCGATTCTCGCTCCGGTTCGCATGTGTGAGTGTGTGGTTGTGCACTGGTGGGGTTGATAAATTCCCTTCAACAACcggggagaggaggaggaggaggagagagagagagagagagaagagggggaaGGAGATGGACGTGCGTTCGAGGAGAGGCAGAGAGATGAGCCCGAACAGAGCCAGGGCTTCCGTGCGTCCGAGAGAACAGCGACCGCAGGTCAGGAAAGTTCAAGTCGTGTACTACCTCACCCGGAATGGCCTCCTCGAGCACCCTCACTTCATGGAGGTCTCTCTTCTTGCCGATCACCAGCTTCGTCTGAGAGGTATCACCGCCAAGAAACCGCGATATCAACTTTTTCTCACTCTGTTTTCTTGGTGGGGTTTTGCTTGATCAGTACTCCGCTTCTTGTTCATGCGTTGCTGTCGTCGTCCGCAGATGTGATGGAGCGGTTGACTGCACTTAGAGGCAAAGGAATGCCCTCGATGTATTCTTGGTCTTCCAAAAGGTATGTATGAACTAGGAGCTAGCGAATCTCGTTTCTTCTACAAAACCTCTCCAGCTTCTTGATCTCCTTACGTAGGACCTACAAGAACGGCTATGTCTGGAACGACCTGTCGGAGAATGAAGTCATCTACCCGGCGGAGGGAGCCGAGTACGTGCTCAAAGGGTCAGAGATCATCGACAGCGGCGGACTCGTCGGCAGAGAACCGGTTCTCGTCCATTCGAAGCGGTTCGCGGCGGCCAGGACGGCCCGGAACGAAGAACAGGAGCTGCGCTGCTCGCGGTACGACGAGAGGGTCGGGTTCGAGGTCGacgcggaggaggaggaagagtgCGAGCTGGCCGACGAAGAGAAGGCGAGCTACACGAGCTCCACCACGCCGGGCTCTCGCTGCTCGCGAGGCGTCTCGACCGACGAGCTCGACGaagagggcggcggcggcgacggcgccGACAAGCTCCCTCGCGACACAGACGACCCGGGCTCGCCTCCGGCTCCGACCTCCTCCGCCGTCGCTAAACCCGCCGGAAAGGGCGGCGAGGGGTGCGGCAACGGCAACGGCAACGCCGTGGCGATTCGTTTCGAGGACGGGGACCCGGGGGCGCCGAGTAGGAGCAACTCGGTGCTCCTCCAGCTCATcgcgtgcggcggcggcggcggcaactcCGCCGTTCCCAAGACGAAGGCCGCACCGCCTGGCGTCGCCAAAAGCGGCGGCAAGGACCTCCACAGGGGAGTGCTGCGCAAGACCGCCGCGAAGGCGGCGGCGGAAGCCGATGGGGACGACGacgaggtggcggcggcggccatgATACGGTGCATGTCGGAGAACCCGCGGTTCGGGAACGCGCAGAGCGAGGAGAAGGAGTACTTCAGCGGGAGCATCGTGGAGTCGATGAGCGGGGACCGAGTCGGGCCGGGTCGACTCAAGAAGTCCAGCTCATTTAATGAGGAAAGGTATGGGTTGACTCGGTCCGTCAATATCCGTATTCTCTTTTCCGCAGATGGTGATTGATTTATTGCATCTTTTATTGGGTTATCAATGTTTCCtcactttcatttttgtttttattgtcACTAtcaatattttgattttatttcgCACTTGCTAAATACCCatttgaaaaacacaaattgtAGTTATCAATGCTATCGCATTCCTCCTGTCTCACTCCTGTGTCAGTTGTAATGAAtacattaaaaatgaatttttttattaaatataacctttttttggtgttttaaTGATTTGATCAATTCAAACGATTTCTCACCTAGGCATGGGGCCTGTTGGCACATGATGTCATCTGTTGGCATTTTCTAGGTACTAAAATGTTGCAATGTGATGGTGAAAATCTTTTGCCCTTCGTTTGAAGTTATGCCAGTTTCCATTTCGTGGTAAACTCACATTTCACCCTTTTCACCCAcgtatcatcatcatccatcgGCCAATCACATCAGCACAGTAATATATAAAAATGGTACAGTGCAAGTTTAGTGTAATGGGTTCATAAAATAATTCCATAGATTTATATAAACCACTTGTTTGAAATATTCATTTATGATCCATTAGATTGTTTATAGATGAGTTATTCTCTTTAATAGGTATTTAAAAATAGATCATTCACTATTTGGCTAATACCTCTTTTTCATGTGGCTATAAAGTAGCTCCTCGTTCGCTACATTTGTCTAATCGCGCCATTCATCtaaaataaagaacaagacaCAAATTCCATGTTTGCAAAAGAGAGATTACACACTTCATCAGAAAGATTAACGATTTGAAAATTAAGATATAATTCTCGGTTTGTTTTTCGAAAAAAGTTCTGAAGCGCGAAATTCACAATGCGGAGGATCATTTCGTGACCAAAATCTCTGCTCTATTTTCGTGCTAACAGGAGCTCCAAGACGGAGTTGGGAGATGCTGCGGTGGAgggagagaagagggagaagtCATCATCGGCAAAAGGCAAGTGCATTCCTCGGAAGATGTCGATGGCGGCGTCGAGGAGCAGTAGAAAACTGCTGTAGTTATTGCTGCTCTATTTACCATCTAATCACAGTTTTTTAATTGGAAGAGGTTGTCGGTAATTCAGtaatgatgtttagtggtgctTGATGGGTGAAGAACCCAATGCATATCTTTGGATGCTTGATGATAATGATTAAGCATGGTGGAAGGGACTTTACTTCGGACAGATCTTCTGCTTTCGGTGCCGGTAAGTGAATCTTGAGCACTTTAATGATGTCGGTCATAGGCAGTTGACATTCGCATGTAGTCATCCGCTGCTTTAAATTTGACGGGCAAAGCTACAATTCACGACCGATTAGGATTTGATGGAAAGTAGGCCGAATTAGAGCACACACTCTTACGACCAGGGCAAGGAGTGGTTTCGACTGGATCTAGGTCTGTTGGATCGCAATGCCTGGGTCTTCGATAGCATTGGCCCCATGTCTATGGACACGAGTCATGCCAAAGTTAAGAATaatgaatgaagaaaaattatattctgtCCATTAACGTATGAAAAGTACACATGCCTATTTGTAGACTTTGCGTAAGTACTATCTAAAGTAACAAATCAGGATTAATTAAAGAGAACATACAGAATCACTTAATAATATACAAGATGATGGATTAGCTAAGAAAGGTGCCGTCTTATCGATTTTCTCGGAATTTTTACTGCATTGTTTTGTCCTATAATTAATGGTACTTGCACTTAGTAACACTTTTCAAAGCGTTTTTTTATACGTTCAATTTATATACACATGCAGTTGATCCGTGACCTTTGACATCGGTGGACAGATTTTAATGCTTCAAGAAGTTAATTTCCCAGTTTTTGGTGTGCACCCTGAaactagaaatcaaattcatcaTTACTCAAGTTAATCTAACGTGTTTTGAAGCAGAAACTTACATATTGTACCAATCAAGGTAACTTAAACTTTCCTGAGGTCTAGGCAAGATTTTTTACTCGGGAAAGCTCCAtaatctagaaaaaaatttgcaagTACCTTAGGAATGGCTTTAAGTTTTGTAGCAGTAACTTTATCACTCAATTCACACACAGGATTGTGTCCTTTAGAAATTGTACAAGTCAAGGTAAATCTCAAGATTCGTAATGTTTACGTTATTTCTATATTAATATTGGGTTTGTTAGAAAACTTTGATCTCCAATTTCTAAACCACACAAAAATCACGCGTACATCAAGGTATATTTGCATTTAAACTTAGTGTTAAGGTGAAAGGCATTACCCTACCTTGGGGCTCCCTTGCCTCTGTTCGGTGAGCACTCTCCTTCATAATTAGGTTTGTACTTGAATTTACTAGTACTAAAACTTGACTGTACAACATTTTTCATCCTCAGACTATAGAACCCGAACTAAATGACACTTATCAAAGCCTTTCTTTCGACACTCTCGACCTACAAGTCCATCTGTCAATTCGTGAACCTGATATCAACGAACATATTGTTATATTTCCAGAAGTTTGTGATTTGATAGctcttagggtgtgtttgtttaaaaaaaaaaaaaaaaagacttaatgataaataaaatatttcctaGGAAAGTGTTTTCTAGAAATatggttatttttcttttgttttatgatATATGATCAAAAAGATTTTGTGATGTttgaattcattttaaaatgatttcaatcttatgacttcatcttaagcaaaaataaattcaattttttaaataatgttaattttttataaaaaatagaatttttaattatttttgtttctcttatttctctttttaatttcttttctcttatttttaatcaaaatcttaaattttcccttttgtattttgcttttctttccttttctttttcctccttcctccattgCAACCAGCTAGCGACAGCCACAAGCGACGTCACGCCTCACCAGGCGACGCCTATAGCTCGTTGCCAATGACTGGCgaaggagggagaaggaaaaagaaaaggaaaaaagaagcaaaaagataaaagttaaaaattcaagaggAACAATCCTGAAAAGTGTTTTCACATCTTTAGATTTAGGAGTTTACTTTACTAAATTTACGCACAAAATTTCATTGActggaaaatgttttcgatTGATTAGTTATTTTCATGAACCAAACAGGTGAAAGTCCGGAAAATCAATTCACGAAAAATACTTTCCCCAAACAAACGTACTCTTAGTGTGCATTGCAAAACTAGACGTCAAGTGCATTAACCCAAGGGCACAAATACCTTAGGCATATCTTTAAATGCTTTTAAGGTCATTAAGCATGATAATGCAATCACTTATAAGTGAATATGGTCTTAGGGTAGAATTTGgtatttgaaaatcgaatcaaTGAAAACCTATCCAGTTCCAGGTTCTAAAATACGCATGGTAGGTTTTGgattctaaaaattaggaaacttGTTTCGACTAGTAGATTCAAATTCTAGGTTAGTGGAACTTAGAACCTATAACATAAAACTTGGAAcgagtttttgtatttttcttggtctatgTCTTTACGCGATCCCACAATATTCCATGGCGTTGGATGATGAATATATAATCCGGAATCATTAATCtaagcttccattttatgacttaAACTTAAGTTTTTTCCattgttaatgtttcatatattttgtatgtttaaatataagttatgtTTAATGAATTGTAGCAACAAATGATGGTTATTAAAAgtaataattcactataatctTTCAATTAATGATATAAGTGAAACCTGAGTAGACCTTGAAGATAAGTTCTAatttccaaattccaaaaaatgaagaacataTTTAAACggataggttttaggttctagATTGAACCTGTATGGAACCTAAAACTACTCACCCCTAATTACTTACACCCCTGCTTGCTTTTGATGCTAGTAGGTTAATAGAACACTTTGCTATGTCGGTCATAGGTAGTTCACTTTCACATATAGTAGTATTTCCATCCGATAGTAATATAACAAGTTTTGCTTACCTTATCACAGTTCACAACTTTCtaggatttttttgacaaaaaatagGTATTATTTGGAGCATACGGTCACAACGGCAAGTAGCAAAAAGCTTGCCTAAATCTAAATCTATCAAATCAGTCCATCTTGATCATTGATCTTGTGGGTTTCACATATATGGATCTGGTATGGAGAAGAGTCTCTTCTTTACTACGAAGAAGTTTCATTGGGGACAATGTCATATTAAGCAGACAAATGAGAAACAACAGTCATCTTACTGAATACCATGGAAttctttctatatatattggaaattttaattctaaaactAACAATACTTGAATTTAATGACTTTAGGCATTTAGGTGTATTATCCTAAAACTAGCAGCACTCCTCATagtctttctttttatattcataaTACCTATGATTGAACTATTGATTAATGATCCCTAATATCAATATGACTGATTTTTACACTCTCAAGAAGTTTGTGATTTCCTAGTTCCGTATGCAGAAACTAGACGTGAATTGAATTGATCGAGTTGATCTAACACAAAATCCTCAAGCAAAGTTTGAGTTAAGATTTTTGACGAGTGGGAAGCTCTGCATTAAAACTTCACAAATGCCTTAGGCATGATTTATCTTTTCCTAACAATAAGCTCAAAT
Above is a window of Eucalyptus grandis isolate ANBG69807.140 chromosome 9, ASM1654582v1, whole genome shotgun sequence DNA encoding:
- the LOC120285999 gene encoding protein UPSTREAM OF FLC-like, with product MDVRSRRGREMSPNRARASVRPREQRPQVRKVQVVYYLTRNGLLEHPHFMEVSLLADHQLRLRDVMERLTALRGKGMPSMYSWSSKRTYKNGYVWNDLSENEVIYPAEGAEYVLKGSEIIDSGGLVGREPVLVHSKRFAAARTARNEEQELRCSRYDERVGFEVDAEEEEECELADEEKASYTSSTTPGSRCSRGVSTDELDEEGGGGDGADKLPRDTDDPGSPPAPTSSAVAKPAGKGGEGCGNGNGNAVAIRFEDGDPGAPSRSNSVLLQLIACGGGGGNSAVPKTKAAPPGVAKSGGKDLHRGVLRKTAAKAAAEADGDDDEVAAAAMIRCMSENPRFGNAQSEEKEYFSGSIVESMSGDRVGPGRLKKSSSFNEERSSKTELGDAAVEGEKREKSSSAKGKCIPRKMSMAASRSSRKLL